The Anaerolineae bacterium region GCGCCCCCGGCGGCCACGGCTCGTTCCACCCCCGCCACGTCTACTGAGAAGTCCTGCCGCCGGGGAACGTCCACCAATCGTCCGGCGCACAGGGAGGTGTTGTAGGGGTACATGCCGAAAGTGGGAGGGAGGTTGACCACGGCATCCCCGGGGAACACGAACAGCCGCATCGTCAGGTCTATAAGCTCGTCGGAGCCATTGCCGAAGACCACGTGCTCCCGGCTCAGGCCCAGGTACGGCTCGATGGCCTCACGCAACAGCGTCTGCTCCGGGTCGGGGTAGATGTTGTAGCGGCGACACTCGGCCAGGGCGCGATACACTGAAGGTGCCGGGCCGTAGGGGTTCTCGTTGGCATCGAGCTTGACGATCCGGTCAGGGGGCAGCCCCAGACGGCGCGACAGCACCTCGAAGGGCACTATGGGGGTGTACTCCTCCATTGTCGCTATGTCTGGCCGAAGGAGCCGGCCTAAGCGTTCATCCGGAGCGGTGCTGTCAGTCAGTGCTTTCACCTCCGCGAAGCATTATGGCATCGCGATGGAAGGTCAGGCCCTCCGCTTCAGCCAGGATGGCACCGGCAGGGCCAATCTGGGCTGCCTCAGTAGCCCCGATGGCGAAGATACTGGTAATCTTCACGAAGTCCCACACATTGAGGGGGCTGGCGAACCGGGCGGTGCCGCCTGTCGGCATTATGTGGGAAGGCCCCGCCACGTAGTCTCCCAAGGCCTCGGAGGAAAGGTGGCCGAGGAACACCCCGCCGGCGTGGCGGACACGGGGCAGCAGGCTCCACGGGTCCCGCACCAACAGGCAGAGATGTTCGGGGGCGTATTCGTTGGCGAGCGCCATGGCCTCGGACAGGCTGCGACAGAGCACCACTCCGCCGCGGTTGGCTAGGGACTCGACCGCAAGCGAATCGCAGGCATGGCTGAGGCGGGCGTTGACCTCGCGGGCGAGGGCTTCGATCAGCTCTGATGAGGTAGTCAGCACCAGGGCGGTGGCCATAGTGTGCTCAGCCTGGGCCAGCATGTCGGCTGCTACGGCTGCCGGGTCGGCCGAATCATCGGCGATGATGAGCGTCTCCGTAGGGCCGGGCAGGCTCTCGATACCCACCGAGCCGTAAAGCGCCTTCTTGGCCAGGACCACGAAGACGTTTCCCGGGCCCACCACTTTGTCCACGCGGGGAATGCTCTCGGTTCCCAAGGCCATGGCAGCGATGGCCTGGGCGCCGCCTACCCGGTACACGCGCTCCAGCCCCAAGACGGCGGCGGCCGCCATCACCACGGGGTGCGGCAGGCCTGTCTGAGGCTGAGGGGGCGTGCACACCGCGATCTCGTCCACGCCCGCTACCTGGGCTGGGACCGCAGCCATGATGAGAGAGGAGGCCAGGGGAGCCGTGCCTCCGGGCACGTAGACCCCCACCCGCTCCAGAGGTAGCACCATCTGACCCAGGGCCCCTTCTTCCTGCCAGTGTAGCCACGAGTGCCGCGGCTGGCGCTGATGGAAGGCGCGCACTCTCTCGGCCGCCACTTCCAGCGCCAGGCGTAGGGCCGCTGGGATCTCCGTGAGGGCAGCCCGGAGCTCGGAGGGAGGCACGGCCAAATCGTCCAGCAGCACGCCGTCAATGGTGCGGGAGTAGTCCCGGAGAGCGTCATCGCCGCGTCGTCGCACCTCGGCGATGATGCGGTCCACCGCTTCCTGGGCGGAGACAGGCGCGCCGAAGAGGGCTGCCAGGCGCTGGAGAACAGCCTCCGGCAGTTGGGCTTCCGGTAGGGGAGCGCGTCGGAGGATGCTGGCTCGCGCCGCCTCCACGTCGGTAATCACCCGGAAGGGAGCAGGCACTGACGTCATCCCTCCGGCAGAGGGTAGCGCTCCAGGCACCGCTGCACCAGCTCCCACGGGTTGGTGATCAGGGCACGCTGGACCTGCTCCTCTTTGAGTCCAGCCCCGGCGGCCACGGCGCTGGCATGTGCCTGCCCGAACATGTCGGCCGGGCTGTGAGCGTCCGAGTTAACCAGCAGGTTAGCTCCCATCTCGAGGGCTAGGGCCGCTAGGCGTCCGTTGCCCAGAGCATGGCCGGCGCGCCCACTCAACTCCAGATAGACACCATTCTCCACTGCTGCTTCCACCGTACGGTGTTCGATCAGGCCTGGGTGAGCCAGGACATCCACGTCGGGACACTCAGCGGCGGCGAAGTTGGTGCCGTTGCGCACTGGCTCCACGATGGTCTCGCCGTGGACAACCACCAGCTGGGCTCCCAGGGCTCGAGCTCGGCGGGCCATGGGGGCAACCAGGACCGGGGGCAAGTGCGTAAGCTCCACTCCCACCACGAAGGTGATGGGGTAGAGGGGAGCCTGCTCGCGAGCGAAGCGGATCATGGCAGGGATCACGATCTCCATGTTCGAGGCGTCGCAGTGATCGGTGATGGCGAGCGCCTCGTATCCGAGCGCGACCGCCCTCCTCACCGCCTCCCCAGGGATCAGCTCACCGTCGCTGAAGGTGGAGTGCATGTGCAGGTCAATGCGCTGCCGGGGCATGCGG contains the following coding sequences:
- the hisD gene encoding histidinol dehydrogenase — translated: MTSVPAPFRVITDVEAARASILRRAPLPEAQLPEAVLQRLAALFGAPVSAQEAVDRIIAEVRRRGDDALRDYSRTIDGVLLDDLAVPPSELRAALTEIPAALRLALEVAAERVRAFHQRQPRHSWLHWQEEGALGQMVLPLERVGVYVPGGTAPLASSLIMAAVPAQVAGVDEIAVCTPPQPQTGLPHPVVMAAAAVLGLERVYRVGGAQAIAAMALGTESIPRVDKVVGPGNVFVVLAKKALYGSVGIESLPGPTETLIIADDSADPAAVAADMLAQAEHTMATALVLTTSSELIEALAREVNARLSHACDSLAVESLANRGGVVLCRSLSEAMALANEYAPEHLCLLVRDPWSLLPRVRHAGGVFLGHLSSEALGDYVAGPSHIMPTGGTARFASPLNVWDFVKITSIFAIGATEAAQIGPAGAILAEAEGLTFHRDAIMLRGGESTD
- a CDS encoding histidinol phosphate phosphatase domain-containing protein, with amino-acid sequence MPRQRIDLHMHSTFSDGELIPGEAVRRAVALGYEALAITDHCDASNMEIVIPAMIRFAREQAPLYPITFVVGVELTHLPPVLVAPMARRARALGAQLVVVHGETIVEPVRNGTNFAAAECPDVDVLAHPGLIEHRTVEAAVENGVYLELSGRAGHALGNGRLAALALEMGANLLVNSDAHSPADMFGQAHASAVAAGAGLKEEQVQRALITNPWELVQRCLERYPLPEG